The proteins below are encoded in one region of Campylobacter helveticus:
- the fabI gene encoding enoyl-ACP reductase FabI, which yields MIMQGKKGLIVGVANNKSIAYGIAKACAAQGANLAFTFLNEALKKRVEPIAAEFNSSAVYELDVNNEAHLENIASLIKRDLGEIDFVVHAVAFAPKEALENSFLQTSKEAFDIAMQTSVYSLLSLTRAVLPVLKDNGSILTLSYLGGVKYVPHYNVMGVAKAALESSVRYLARDLGGRGIRVNAISAGPIKTLAASGIGDFRMILKYNEINAPLKRNVSIEDVGNSAMYLLSDLSSGVTGEIHYVDAGYNIMGMGDVTQDEEGRTILCWDKSNGQ from the coding sequence ATGATAATGCAAGGTAAAAAAGGCTTAATAGTCGGCGTAGCAAATAATAAATCCATCGCTTATGGTATCGCTAAAGCTTGTGCGGCACAGGGGGCAAATTTAGCTTTTACTTTTTTAAATGAGGCTTTAAAAAAGCGTGTTGAGCCTATCGCGGCGGAATTTAACTCAAGTGCTGTTTATGAGCTTGATGTCAATAATGAAGCACATTTGGAAAATATCGCCTCTTTGATTAAGAGGGACTTAGGTGAGATTGATTTTGTCGTTCATGCTGTGGCTTTTGCTCCTAAGGAAGCTTTGGAAAATTCATTTTTGCAAACGAGTAAAGAGGCTTTTGACATCGCTATGCAAACCTCAGTATATTCTTTACTTTCTCTTACAAGGGCGGTTTTACCTGTATTAAAAGATAATGGCTCGATTTTGACTTTGAGCTATTTAGGTGGCGTGAAGTATGTGCCGCATTATAATGTTATGGGCGTGGCTAAGGCGGCTTTGGAAAGTTCAGTGAGGTATCTAGCAAGAGATTTGGGAGGGCGAGGAATTCGCGTTAATGCCATTTCAGCAGGTCCTATAAAAACTTTAGCGGCAAGTGGGATAGGCGATTTTAGAATGATTTTAAAATATAATGAAATCAACGCTCCATTAAAACGCAATGTTAGCATAGAAGATGTGGGAAATTCTGCGATGTATTTACTTAGTGATTTATCAAGTGGAGTTACGGGAGAAATTCATTATGTTGATGCAGGATACAATATAATGGGTATGGGCGATGTAACGCAAGATGAAGAGGGTAGAACCATACTTTGCTGGGATAAGAGTAATGGACAATGA
- a CDS encoding hydrogenase small subunit, with protein MRVMDNETLKKCLEGRLVGLEGAERRFINETSVAFLLKHLGLPAEFVPLACEYFSLAPKLNVIWLHLAECTGCSESLLRSEQPCLAEFIFDFFSLNYHETLMSANGTKAEECLEEAMKEEFALIVEGAVAPIDTFYLSIGAEGKSGYELLQSIADKAKVIFAAGTCSSYGGIQAAYPNPTKTCGISQVLSQKVVQIPGCPPSDVNIIATLAFYALFGTSPELDDKNRPKWSYGKCLHDMCERKAKFESGIFAQNFDDEAAKNGACLFKLGCKGPYTYNNCPKVKFNAKTSWPVAAGHGCIACSEENFWDDFGFYEKPMTNAFAYARVSREEAFVLENKNLNLNTLKESVKEDELIFYLKEKMQILVEDRELLDFSFESNLKCALANLAKNKLGFNLLENYKKNFPKHYAFIEANFDENSKISSDIWEFFELSYILAKGEFLKDRALLIEMAKNYAFNHASPYDFKLSAKEDSVKLDLNKSLRMTLIYLCGGLEIEGIAFSLLSALAKSLGEIRQDYMEKRLILSVDESLNQPFLHQILS; from the coding sequence ATAAGAGTAATGGACAATGAGACGCTAAAAAAGTGTTTAGAGGGGCGGCTTGTCGGTTTAGAAGGTGCAGAAAGAAGATTTATAAACGAAACAAGTGTGGCATTTTTATTAAAGCATCTTGGCTTACCAGCGGAATTTGTGCCTTTGGCGTGCGAGTATTTTTCTCTAGCTCCTAAATTAAATGTTATTTGGCTTCATTTAGCAGAATGCACGGGTTGTAGTGAGAGTTTATTAAGAAGTGAGCAGCCTTGTTTGGCTGAATTTATTTTTGATTTTTTCTCTTTAAATTATCACGAAACTTTAATGAGTGCTAATGGCACTAAGGCTGAGGAGTGTTTAGAAGAGGCGATGAAAGAGGAATTTGCTCTCATCGTTGAGGGGGCTGTCGCACCCATAGATACTTTTTATCTTAGCATAGGGGCGGAGGGTAAAAGTGGCTACGAGCTTTTGCAAAGCATAGCGGATAAGGCTAAAGTTATCTTTGCCGCTGGGACTTGTTCTTCTTATGGTGGCATTCAAGCTGCTTATCCTAATCCCACAAAAACTTGCGGAATTTCGCAGGTTTTAAGTCAAAAAGTCGTTCAAATTCCGGGCTGTCCGCCAAGTGATGTGAATATTATCGCTACTTTAGCCTTTTATGCTCTTTTTGGCACTTCTCCTGAGCTTGATGATAAAAATCGCCCTAAATGGTCGTATGGCAAGTGTTTGCACGATATGTGCGAAAGAAAGGCGAAATTTGAAAGTGGGATTTTTGCTCAAAATTTTGATGATGAGGCGGCTAAAAATGGAGCGTGCTTGTTTAAACTAGGCTGTAAGGGACCCTACACTTACAATAACTGCCCTAAAGTGAAATTTAATGCTAAAACTTCTTGGCCTGTGGCGGCAGGACACGGATGCATTGCTTGTAGCGAAGAGAATTTTTGGGATGATTTTGGCTTTTATGAAAAACCTATGACAAATGCTTTTGCCTATGCGAGGGTGAGCCGAGAAGAAGCTTTTGTTTTAGAAAATAAGAATTTAAATTTAAACACTTTAAAAGAGAGTGTAAAAGAAGATGAGCTTATTTTTTATCTTAAGGAAAAAATGCAAATTTTGGTAGAAGATAGAGAGCTTTTGGATTTTAGTTTCGAATCAAATTTAAAATGTGCTTTGGCAAATTTAGCAAAAAATAAATTGGGTTTTAATTTGCTTGAAAATTATAAAAAGAATTTCCCCAAACATTACGCTTTTATTGAGGCGAATTTTGACGAAAATTCAAAAATTTCAAGTGATATTTGGGAATTTTTTGAATTAAGTTATATTTTGGCTAAGGGAGAATTTTTAAAAGATAGGGCTTTGTTGATTGAGATGGCGAAAAATTATGCCTTTAATCACGCTAGTCCTTATGATTTTAAATTAAGTGCGAAAGAAGATAGTGTGAAGCTTGATTTAAATAAGTCCTTAAGAATGACATTGATTTATCTTTGTGGTGGGCTTGAAATTGAGGGGATTGCGTTTTCTTTGTTGAGTGCTTTAGCTAAAAGCTTAGGAGAAATTCGTCAAGATTATATGGAAAAAAGGCTTATTTTAAGCGTAGATGAGAGCTTAAATCAGCCTTTTTTACATCAAATTTTAAGCTAA
- the feoB gene encoding ferrous iron transport protein B: MKKINIILVGQPNVGKSSLINALCKSNLKVGNFPGVTIEKASAKINYKDYELEFIDLPGTYALDGYSEEEKITQNFIQTQNYDIIINVVDSTNLERNLILSSQLLECQKKIILALNMSDEAEKEGFSIDINALEKLIKTPSVSISSKTKENLNTLLELIIKTHETPFTPFIRAYGEHLEEEIEKIQKHIEKLNLENPYQSPKSYAIALLQNEVRNSTCKELVSESQNKLFEIYQSKDIKEIFKEDLLAFSSGLSKQISKQEPTSKNITKSLDAFFINKYFGIVIFLFLMWVLFQLTFTLGAIPMDYIEMGFEALGNLCKENISNELLASVLADGIIGGVGAVVLFLPNILILFFGIALLETTGYMSRVAFLLDGILYKFGLHGKSFIPLITGFGCSVPAFMATRTLKNKGDRLLTLFVINFMSCGARLPVYVLFIGAFFGGEQAGNYLFGIYILGAFLGLLAAKLLRMTAFKGINEPFVMEMPKYRMPNWNLVWQMCFNKAKMYLKKAGTFILLASILIWFASNFPLQTNAQEDEKLAAEQQIENSYLGQFGKAIEPVFAPLELDWKLSVSLLSGLAAKEVMISTLGVLYSLGEDLDENDENLRQTLASNIPFSTAIAYILFVMIYNPCFAATIVFTKESGKAKYTLYLFLFTCISAYIVAFIGLHLSKMLA; this comes from the coding sequence ATGAAAAAAATTAATATCATATTAGTTGGGCAACCAAATGTAGGCAAAAGCTCTCTCATCAATGCGCTTTGTAAATCGAATTTAAAAGTGGGAAATTTCCCCGGTGTTACCATAGAAAAAGCAAGCGCAAAGATAAACTATAAAGATTACGAACTTGAATTTATTGATTTACCGGGGACTTATGCGCTCGATGGCTACTCAGAAGAAGAAAAAATTACGCAAAATTTCATACAAACACAAAACTATGACATCATCATTAATGTCGTAGATTCCACAAATTTAGAACGCAATCTTATCTTAAGCTCTCAACTTTTAGAGTGTCAAAAAAAGATAATTTTAGCGCTTAATATGAGCGATGAAGCCGAAAAAGAAGGCTTTAGTATAGACATTAATGCACTTGAAAAGCTTATAAAAACGCCTAGCGTTAGCATTTCTTCCAAAACAAAAGAAAATTTAAACACTCTTTTGGAGCTTATCATCAAAACGCACGAAACGCCATTTACACCCTTTATAAGAGCTTATGGGGAACATTTGGAAGAAGAAATTGAAAAAATTCAAAAACATATAGAAAAGCTCAATTTAGAAAATCCTTATCAAAGTCCCAAATCCTACGCCATCGCCCTACTTCAAAATGAAGTGCGAAATAGCACTTGCAAAGAGTTAGTAAGCGAATCGCAAAACAAGCTTTTTGAAATTTATCAAAGCAAAGATATAAAAGAAATTTTCAAAGAAGATTTACTCGCTTTTAGCTCAGGTTTAAGTAAGCAAATTTCAAAACAAGAACCGACTTCAAAAAATATTACAAAAAGCCTTGACGCTTTTTTCATCAATAAATATTTTGGCATAGTGATATTTTTATTTTTAATGTGGGTGCTTTTCCAGCTTACTTTCACGCTTGGAGCTATCCCTATGGATTATATAGAAATGGGTTTTGAAGCACTAGGAAATTTATGTAAGGAAAATATCTCTAACGAGCTTTTAGCCTCCGTTTTAGCCGATGGGATTATAGGGGGCGTGGGAGCTGTGGTTTTATTTTTACCTAATATTTTGATTTTGTTTTTTGGAATCGCCCTTTTAGAAACAACGGGCTATATGTCGCGTGTGGCATTTTTACTTGATGGAATTTTATATAAATTTGGTTTGCACGGCAAAAGTTTCATCCCACTTATCACAGGTTTTGGCTGCTCAGTGCCTGCCTTTATGGCAACAAGGACACTAAAAAACAAAGGAGATAGACTTTTGACTCTTTTTGTTATTAACTTTATGAGTTGTGGGGCAAGATTACCTGTTTATGTGCTTTTTATCGGGGCTTTTTTTGGAGGTGAGCAAGCGGGGAATTATCTTTTTGGAATTTATATTTTGGGGGCTTTTTTAGGGCTTTTAGCGGCTAAACTTTTAAGAATGACCGCTTTTAAAGGCATTAATGAACCTTTTGTGATGGAAATGCCTAAATATCGTATGCCAAATTGGAATTTGGTTTGGCAGATGTGCTTTAACAAAGCAAAAATGTATCTTAAAAAAGCAGGAACTTTTATATTACTAGCCTCAATTTTAATATGGTTTGCAAGTAATTTTCCTCTTCAAACGAACGCACAAGAAGATGAAAAACTCGCAGCAGAACAGCAGATTGAAAATAGCTATTTGGGGCAATTTGGCAAAGCTATCGAGCCTGTTTTTGCACCACTTGAGCTTGATTGGAAATTAAGCGTTTCTTTACTTAGCGGTTTGGCGGCTAAAGAAGTGATGATTTCAACGCTTGGGGTGCTTTATTCTTTAGGGGAGGATTTAGATGAAAATGATGAGAATTTAAGACAGACCCTTGCTTCAAATATCCCATTTAGCACAGCGATAGCGTATATTTTATTTGTGATGATTTATAATCCTTGCTTTGCAGCCACCATAGTTTTTACAAAAGAAAGCGGTAAGGCAAAATACACGCTTTATCTTTTCTTATTCACTTGCATTAGTGCTTATATCGTGGCTTTCATAGGGCTACATCTTAGTAAAATGTTAGCTTAA
- a CDS encoding FeoA family protein, whose amino-acid sequence MTLDALKDGENALIIGFDAPLELKNRLLSFGFSKNKKLKKLNSSLKKATILVELENSCVILRANEAKFIKVERIPNEKN is encoded by the coding sequence ATGACTCTTGATGCTTTAAAAGATGGGGAAAATGCTTTAATAATCGGTTTTGACGCACCATTAGAACTTAAAAACAGACTTTTGAGTTTTGGTTTTTCCAAAAACAAGAAGCTTAAAAAACTCAACTCATCTTTAAAAAAAGCAACAATTTTAGTCGAGCTTGAAAATTCTTGCGTCATACTAAGAGCCAACGAAGCTAAATTTATAAAAGTGGAGAGAATACCAAATGAAAAAAATTAA
- the nrfD gene encoding NrfD/PsrC family molybdoenzyme membrane anchor subunit encodes MNEIWGNESVIHIVWHWPVALYLFLAGLSSGAMMTALFVEWMNPKRTAPWDAFEKAGVLIAPITIVVGLLVLIVDLSKPLNFYQLLIHYNLKSVMSLGVLLLLFYTPLCIVYMVLRFRTNLENSFLSPIMNAFGGILNFLEDYSLWLGRLIFALAAGVGVYTGFLLSAIQTYPLYNSPVLPILFLASGLSSGIAACICFGILLFGKEVSKEKTKHLLTMDLRVIPIEFLLLFTFFVGLYFQGGEKALIAIMSLSNGFWASVFWIGVIGFGVFIPSFIALTALKNHAYKVNFILINTISVMFGVFALRMYILYAGQIFV; translated from the coding sequence ATGAATGAAATTTGGGGAAATGAAAGTGTCATTCACATTGTTTGGCATTGGCCTGTTGCACTTTATTTATTTTTAGCAGGACTTTCTTCTGGTGCGATGATGACGGCATTATTTGTAGAGTGGATGAATCCAAAACGCACTGCTCCTTGGGACGCTTTTGAAAAAGCTGGAGTTTTAATAGCGCCGATAACCATAGTGGTTGGACTTTTGGTGCTTATTGTTGATTTAAGCAAACCTTTAAATTTTTATCAATTGCTCATTCATTACAATCTAAAATCTGTGATGTCTTTAGGGGTTTTACTTTTACTTTTTTACACCCCTTTGTGTATTGTTTATATGGTATTGCGTTTTAGAACAAATTTAGAAAACAGCTTTTTATCGCCTATTATGAATGCTTTTGGTGGAATTTTAAATTTTTTAGAAGACTATTCTCTTTGGCTTGGCAGACTTATTTTTGCACTCGCTGCTGGAGTTGGAGTTTATACAGGATTTTTACTTTCTGCCATACAAACTTATCCGCTTTACAACAGCCCTGTGTTGCCTATTTTATTTTTAGCGAGTGGTTTATCAAGCGGTATTGCTGCTTGTATTTGTTTTGGAATTTTATTATTTGGAAAGGAGGTTTCTAAAGAAAAAACAAAACACTTATTGACTATGGATTTAAGAGTTATTCCTATTGAATTTTTGCTTTTATTCACATTTTTTGTGGGACTTTATTTTCAAGGTGGAGAAAAAGCTTTAATTGCTATAATGAGCCTAAGCAATGGTTTTTGGGCTTCTGTATTTTGGATAGGCGTAATAGGCTTTGGGGTCTTTATCCCAAGTTTTATTGCTTTAACCGCTTTAAAAAATCACGCCTATAAAGTCAATTTTATATTAATTAACACCATATCAGTTATGTTTGGAGTTTTTGCCTTAAGAATGTATATATTATACGCTGGGCAAATTTTTGTTTAA
- a CDS encoding 4Fe-4S dicluster domain-containing protein → MKYAMVFNSELCIGCQSCSVACRSENEVPEGLYRLKVKIQGPKGIFPNLSFDFERFSCQMCENTPCVTVCPTFASFMDENGIVDIDADKCVGCLYCISACPYNARFLNTKTKVPDKCNFCKDTHLKLHGEPACVSVCPTDALVFGDLDNPKDAIYDVLSKNNYVRKKEHLGTKPKLFTIPTKKGEIEL, encoded by the coding sequence ATGAAATATGCAATGGTTTTTAATTCGGAGCTTTGTATAGGTTGTCAATCTTGCTCCGTAGCTTGCAGAAGCGAGAACGAAGTGCCAGAAGGGCTTTATAGACTAAAGGTAAAAATTCAAGGTCCTAAGGGTATTTTTCCAAATTTAAGTTTTGATTTTGAAAGATTTTCCTGTCAAATGTGCGAAAATACGCCTTGCGTTACAGTGTGTCCTACTTTTGCTTCCTTTATGGACGAAAATGGCATTGTGGATATCGACGCTGATAAATGCGTTGGTTGCTTATATTGCATTAGTGCCTGCCCTTATAACGCAAGATTTTTAAATACCAAAACAAAAGTTCCGGACAAATGTAATTTTTGCAAAGATACGCACCTTAAACTTCACGGAGAGCCAGCTTGTGTGAGTGTTTGTCCAACTGATGCTTTGGTTTTTGGAGATTTGGATAATCCTAAAGATGCAATTTATGATGTTTTAAGCAAGAACAACTATGTGCGTAAAAAAGAGCATCTTGGCACAAAACCTAAACTCTTTACCATACCGACTAAAAAAGGAGAGATAGAGCTATGA
- the phsA gene encoding thiosulfate reductase PhsA, translating into MSIHRRNFLKCVGVGSVALSMPGLLGAFNGELKGSKNFVKSICEMCSTRCPIEARLENEKRIFIQGNIYSKSTQGSICARGGAGVNQLFDPKRLVKPLMRVGKRGEGKYKEISWDEAYEFIALKLNGIKQNYGAQSVAFAAKGGPETTFLNQFAYAYGSPNIFDHGSTCPSAYATALTSVYGTSSLSRDFADTKFMLNFGHNVYEGIVISYARGITKALSKGAKLVSFDPRFSILSSKASEWHPIRPGGDTAFMLGFVHTLIFNNLYDKKFVEKYTVGFDKLKESIKDYTPETMAQYCDISAEKIISLAKEAASFAPHCIIDYGHRATFTTEEIELRRAIAIANALLGNIECKGGMYFPKGAKLYNKIAGEEVAPEFKSSILPSIESPKIARIDGIDIKEGEFSKISKKRGIYSKVFDAILSEKPYPIKGLFITRSNPVMTNNESQKVVEALEKLELFVCVDVYLSDTAQYADIILPESTYLERDEQFLSNNGKNPGYQVRQKVIEPIGDTKASSLIYKELAEKMGLGKFFPYKDIEDFRMKQAFNYPKEIYELKSKGVLSYGIPLLARDKDSIAKFVEKYPNSKQFLDEDGEFGELLKCKTKSGKIELFDEVFENACKRGGLSFNDPKLKTEDEKFYFIQGKVAVHTNGHTANVPWLNQLMDNNAVWINQKVADELGLKKGDSIKIKSKIGEQIAQVLPTIGIREDTIFAYFGFGHTSKHQEISYNKGMSASHLLANTFSPIAGNNVHTIGVNIEKI; encoded by the coding sequence TTTCTTAAATGCGTTGGAGTTGGCTCTGTGGCTTTAAGTATGCCTGGGCTTTTGGGTGCATTTAATGGGGAGTTAAAAGGCTCAAAAAACTTTGTAAAAAGTATATGTGAAATGTGTAGCACAAGATGCCCAATTGAAGCTAGACTTGAAAATGAAAAGCGTATTTTCATTCAAGGGAATATTTACTCAAAATCCACACAAGGTTCAATTTGTGCAAGAGGGGGCGCTGGTGTCAATCAGCTTTTTGACCCAAAAAGACTTGTAAAACCCCTAATGAGAGTTGGAAAAAGAGGAGAAGGGAAATATAAAGAAATCAGTTGGGACGAAGCCTATGAATTTATAGCTTTAAAACTAAACGGAATTAAGCAAAATTATGGAGCGCAAAGCGTTGCGTTCGCTGCAAAGGGGGGACCAGAAACAACTTTTCTAAATCAATTCGCCTATGCTTATGGCTCTCCAAATATTTTTGACCACGGTAGCACCTGTCCATCAGCTTACGCCACGGCTTTAACAAGCGTTTATGGAACTAGCTCTTTAAGTAGGGACTTTGCTGATACAAAATTTATGTTAAATTTCGGGCATAATGTCTATGAGGGAATTGTCATTTCTTACGCAAGAGGCATTACAAAAGCCCTATCAAAAGGTGCAAAACTTGTATCTTTTGACCCACGATTTTCTATATTATCCTCTAAGGCGAGTGAGTGGCACCCGATTAGACCGGGCGGTGATACTGCTTTTATGCTTGGTTTTGTTCATACTTTGATTTTTAATAATTTGTATGATAAAAAATTTGTCGAAAAATACACGGTAGGATTTGACAAGCTCAAAGAGAGCATAAAAGACTATACGCCAGAAACGATGGCACAATACTGCGATATCAGTGCTGAGAAAATTATCTCTCTCGCTAAAGAGGCTGCTTCCTTCGCCCCACATTGCATTATTGATTACGGACACCGTGCCACTTTCACAACGGAAGAAATAGAACTTCGCCGTGCCATAGCAATAGCCAATGCTCTTTTAGGAAATATAGAATGCAAGGGCGGGATGTATTTTCCAAAAGGGGCTAAGCTTTATAATAAAATCGCCGGAGAAGAAGTCGCACCTGAATTTAAAAGCTCTATTTTACCATCTATTGAAAGTCCAAAAATAGCGCGTATAGATGGTATCGACATCAAAGAAGGCGAATTTAGTAAAATTTCTAAAAAGCGTGGAATTTATAGCAAGGTGTTTGATGCGATTTTGAGCGAAAAGCCTTACCCAATAAAAGGACTTTTCATCACTCGCTCTAATCCAGTTATGACCAATAATGAATCACAAAAAGTCGTCGAAGCTTTAGAAAAACTTGAATTGTTTGTTTGTGTTGATGTTTATTTAAGCGACACTGCGCAGTATGCCGATATTATTTTGCCAGAATCGACCTATCTTGAAAGAGATGAGCAGTTCTTGTCAAATAATGGAAAAAATCCCGGCTATCAAGTTAGGCAAAAAGTTATAGAACCCATAGGTGATACCAAAGCCTCATCTTTAATCTACAAAGAATTAGCCGAAAAAATGGGACTTGGCAAATTTTTTCCATACAAAGATATAGAAGATTTTAGAATGAAACAAGCTTTTAATTATCCAAAAGAAATTTATGAATTAAAAAGCAAAGGGGTTTTAAGCTATGGCATTCCACTTCTTGCAAGAGATAAGGATAGTATCGCTAAATTTGTAGAAAAATATCCAAATTCTAAACAATTTCTTGATGAAGATGGAGAATTTGGCGAACTTTTAAAATGCAAAACTAAAAGTGGAAAAATCGAACTTTTTGATGAAGTGTTTGAAAACGCTTGCAAACGGGGTGGTTTAAGTTTTAATGACCCAAAATTAAAAACCGAAGATGAGAAATTTTATTTCATACAAGGAAAGGTAGCAGTGCATACAAATGGACATACTGCAAATGTTCCTTGGCTTAATCAGCTTATGGACAACAATGCTGTTTGGATTAATCAAAAAGTAGCTGATGAGCTTGGGTTAAAAAAGGGAGATAGCATAAAAATAAAAAGCAAAATTGGGGAGCAAATCGCTCAAGTTTTGCCTACCATTGGGATAAGAGAGGATACCATTTTTGCTTATTTTGGATTTGGGCATACAAGTAAGCATCAAGAAATTTCTTACAATAAAGGTATGAGTGCGAGCCATTTGTTGGCTAATACTTTTTCACCAATAGCTGGTAATAATGTCCATACTATCGGCGTTAATATAGAAAAAATATAG